ACTTCGGTTTTGCGCCGCAGCCGCAGCGGCGTTTTCAGATCGGCAGCTGGGTGGTCGACAGGACCTGCTTGAGCACCACGAAAGTCCGGATCTGCCGCACACCGGGCAAGTACAGCAACTGCTCGGCGTGCAGCCGGTTGAAGCTGTCGTTGTCGTGCGTGCGAACGAGCATGAAATAGTCGAATTCGCCCGTGACCACATGGCATTCGAGGCAGCCCGACACCTTCTGCGCGGCCTTCTCGAAATCGGCGAACGAATCGGGCGTGGAGCGGTCGAGCACCACGCCGATCATCACCAGCATGCCGAGTTCGAGCGCCTTCGCATCGAGCAGCGCGACGATGCCCCGGATGAGCCCCGCCGCCTTGAGCCGCTCGACCCGGCGCAGGCACGCGGGCGCGCTGAGGTTGACCTTGGCCGCGAGCGCCACGTTGGACACCGACGCATCGCGCTGCAGCGCGCGCAGGATGGCGCGATCCGTCCGGTCCAGGGCCGGTGCCTCGGCCGGCTGCGCCGGGGCGGCGCGCAACTTTGTTGTGCTCATTGGCTGTTCTGCAAAACGGGAATCTCCGAATTGCCGATCTTGCCTTTGTTTCGGCCGAACTTCCACCAAAGTTCGCAAGCACGTTTCGCGGGCTTCTTCCTACGATCGATGCCATTCCTCCCTTCAATTTCCACTGGAGCGCATCGATGAACCTGAAGAAATTTCCCCGACATGCCCTGACCTTCGGCCCCACGCCGATCCATCCGCTCAAGCGCCTCAGCGCCCACCTGGGCGGCGAAGTCGAGCTCTACGCCAAGCGCGAGGACTGCAACAGCGGCCTGGCCTTCGGCGGCAACAAGACCCGCAAGCTCGAGTACCTGATTCCCGAGGCGCTCGCGGGCGGCTACGACACACTGGTGTCGATCGGCGGCATCCAGTCGAACCAGACGCGCCAAGTGGCCGCCGTGGCCGCGCACCTGGGCCTGAAGTGCGTGCTGGTGCAGGAGAACTGGGTCAACTATTCGGACGCGGTGTACGACCGGGTCGGCAACATCGAGATGTCGCGCATCTTGGGCGCCGACGTGCGGCTGGACAGCGCGGGCTTCGACATCGGCATCCGCAAGAGCTGGGAAGGCGCCATGGACGACGTGCGCAAGGCCGGCGGCAAGCCCTTTCCGATACCCGCGGGCTGCTCGGAGCACCGCTACGGCGGCCTCGGCTTCGTCGGCTTTGCCGAGGAGGTGCGGCAGCAGGAGGCCGAGCTCGGCTTCAAGTTCGACTACATCGTGACCTGCTCGGTCACGGGCAGCACGCAGGCCGGCATGGTGGTGGGCTTCGCGGCCGACGGCCGGGCCGACCGCGTGATCGGCATCGACGCCTCGGCCAAGCCGCAGCAGACCTTCGAGCAGATCGTGCGCATCGCCCGGAACACGGCCGAACTGGTCGAACTGGGCCGCGACATCACCGACCAGGACGTGGTGCTCGACCGCCGGTTCGGCGGGCCCGAGTACGGCCTGCCGAACGAAGGCACGCTGGAATCGATCCGCCTCTGCGCGCGCCTGGAAGGCATGCTGACCGACCCCGTGTACGAGGGCAAGTCGATGCACGGGATGATCGAGAAGGTGCGCCTGGGCGAATTCCCCGCCGGCTCGAAGGTGCTGTATGCGCACCTGGGCGGCGTGCCGGCGCTGAACGCCTACAGCTTCCTGTTCCGCAATGGCTGAGCGAATTCAGCTTGCCCGGCAAATTTTCAGCATGTTGGTGCCGCCGGGGGCACCCATCGGCTCGCCGCAGGTAATGGCGTAGACGTCGCCGGTCTGCACGATGCCGCGCTTCTTCAGGTGGGCCTCGGCCTGCTCGAGCGCGGTGTCGCGGTCGCTCTCCGAATCCATCAGCAGCGGGCGCACGTTGCGGTACAGCGCCATGCGGCGCTGCGTGGCAAGGCGCGAGGTCAGCGCGTACATCGGGATGTGCGCACGGTGGCGGCTCATCCACAGCGGCGTGGAGCCCGACTCGGTGAGCGCCACGATGGCCTTGGCACCCAGGTGATGGGCGGTGAACAGCGCGCCCATGGCAATCGACTGGTCGATGCGGCTGTAGGTCTTGCCGCTGAAGTCGGCGTCCAGCATCTTGTCCTCGGCCGATTCGGCCGCTTCGCAGATGCGGCTCATCTCCTGCACGGTTTCGAGCGGGTAGCGGCCCGAGGCGGTTTCGGCCGAGAGCATCACGGCATCGGTGCCGTCCAGCACGGCGTTGGCCACGTCGCTGACCTCGGCGCGCGTGGGCACGGGGTTGGTGATCATCGACTCCATCATCTGGGTCGCGGTGATCACCACCTTGTCCATGTCGCGCGCCATGCGGATCATCTTCTTCTGCAGCGCCGGTACGGCGGCGTTGCCCACTTCGACGGCCAGGTCGCCGCGCGCCACCATGATGCCGTCGCTGGCGCGCAGGATTTCCTCCAGCTTGGGAATCGCCTCGGCACGCTCGATCTTGGCGATCAGCCCCGGCTTGTGGCCATACTCGGCCGCGGCCACGTTGCACAGCTGGCGCGCCATTTCCATGTCGGTGGCGTTCTTGGGAAAGCTCACCGCCACGTAGTCGGCCTGGAAGCTCATCGCGGTCTTGATGTCTTCCATGTCCTTGGCCGTGAGCGCCGGCGCCGTGAGGCCGCCGCCCTGCTTGTTGATGCCCTTGTTGTTGGAGAGCTCGCCGCCCAGCCGGACCGTGGTGTGCACCGCCTCGCCGCGCACCGCATCGACCGTGAGCACGATGAGGCCGTCGTTCAGCAGCAGCCTGTCGCCGGGACGCACGTCGCGGGGCAGGTCCTTGTAGTCGAGCCCGACCGCGTCGGTGTCGCCGGGTTCGGTGCGCGAGGCGTCGAGCACGAACTTGGCACCGGGCTCGAGCCACACCTTGCCTTGCGCGAACTTGCCGACACGGATCTTGGGGCCCTGCAGGTCGGCCATGATCGCCACTTCACGGCCCGTCTTGCGGGCGGCTTCCCGCACCATGGCCGCGCGGTCGATGTGATCCTGCGCCGTGCCGTGGCTGAAATTGAGCCGCACCACGCTGACCTTGTTCAGGATCATCTGCTCCAGCAGCTCGGGCGTGTTGGACGCCGGGCCGAGCGTGGCGACAATCTTGGTGGCGTGGCGGGGAAGGCGATCCGTGATCATTGAAGAAGTCTCCGTTTTTGTATCCGCTACTGTATACACTTTGTGTCGCTACAGGAAGCGGGCGCGCCAGGCGCGCAAGAAAAATCAGCCCGCGGCACGCCTGGAAAGGATCTCGAAGGCCGGCAGCGTCTTGCCCTCGAGCACTTCGAGGAAGGCGCCGCCGCCGGTCGAGATGTAGCCGACCTGCTTCTCGATGCCGTACTTGGCGATGGCCGCGAGCGTGTCGCCGCCGCCGGCAATCGAGAAGGCGCTGCTTTCGGCGATGGCTTGCGCGATGGCCTTGGTGCCGCCCGCGAAGGCATCGAACTCGAACACGCCCACCGGACCGTTCCAGACGATGGTGCCGGCTTCGCGCAGCTGCGCGGCCAGTTGCGCGGCGGTCTTCGGGCCGATGTCCAGGATCAGGTCGTCATCGGCCACGTCGTTCGCGTCCTTCACCGTGGCGGGCGCATCGGCCGCGAAGGTCTTGGCCGTCACCACGTCCACCGGAATCGGCACGTCGGCACCGCGGGCGCGCATGGATTCGATCACCGCCTTGGCCTGGTCGATCAGGTCGGGCTCGGCCAGCGACTTGCCGATCTTGAGGCCGGCCGCGAGCATGAAGGTGTTGGCAATGCCGCCGCCGACGATCAGCTGGTCGACGTTGGCCGACAGGCTCTTGAGGATGGTGAGCTTCGTGCTCACCTTGGAGCCCGCCACGATGGCCACCAGCGGCCGCTTGGGCAATGCCAGCGCCTTGGAGATGGCGTCGATCTCGGCCGCCAGCAGCGGGCCGGCCGCCGCGATCTTGGCGAACTGCGCGATGCCGTAGGTGGTGGCTTCGGCGCGGTGCGCGGTGCCGAAGGCATCGTTCACGTAGATGTCGGTGAGCGCGGCGAGCTTGCGCGCCAGCGCTTCGTCGTTCTTCTTCTCGCCCTTGTTCACGCGGCAGTTCTCGAGCAGCACGACCTGGCCGGGCTTCACGTCGACGCCGTCGACCCAGTCGGCCACCAGCGGAACCTCGCGCCCCAGCAGTTCGCCCAGTCGCTTGGCCACGGGCGCCAGAGAGTCCTCGGGCTTGAACGCGCCTTCGGTCGGGCGGCCCAGGTGCGAGGTGACCATCACGGCCGCGCCGGAATCGAGCGCCAGCTGGATGCAGGGCACCGAGGCGCGGATGCGCGTGTCCTCGGTGATGTTGCCGGCATCGTCCTGCGGCACGTTGAGGTCGGCACGGATGAAGACGCGCTGGCCGGCGGCCTTGCCCTGTGCGCACAGGTCGGTGAATCGAATGACGTTCATGGGGGTCTGGTGTGGTGGAAGACAGGTCGCACGCATTGTAGGTTTCGCCCCGCGGCGGCTCCATACGCGCCCGACCGCGCACCGATGCTTTTCAGCCGCCCTTGTGCTGCGCCCGCGCAAATCGCTCGAGGACTTCGACGAAGCTCGCGGCGGCCGGCGAGAGGGTGCGGCGCGCGGCGCTGTAGACGCAGACTTCGCGGTGGAAGTCGGGCGACTCCAGCCGCACCATCTGCAGGCCATGCGCGCGCACCAGCGGCGCCGAATAGGTCGGGCACACGGTGAGCCCGAGGCCCGAAGCGACCATGCCGAGCGCGGTGGTCATGTACGACACCTCCTGCGTCTCGGGGCGCAGCATGTACGCGCGCTCCGCCGGCCCCAGTTCGGGCAGCACGCGCTGGCGAAAGTCGCGCGTGGGCGCAATGAAGGTGTAGGGCGCGAGTTCATGCCAGCGCAACTTGCGGCGCCCGGCAAACGCATGGCCGGGCGGGCAGATCAGCCAGTGCCTGTCGCGAAACAGCGTCCGGCGCTCGATGGCACCGTCCACCGCCACGTCCTGCCCCACCGCCAACTCCACATCGCCGGCCATGACGCCGGCGAGCAGGTGCTCCGGCAGGGTGTCGGCCAGGCGCACGTCGACGTCGGGATAGGCCTTGCGGTAGACCGCGATCACGCGCGGCATCAGCGTGCAGGCCATCAGTTGCGGCGCTGCAAGACGCAACAGACCTTTCTTCTTGTCACGTAAATCCGTCACGCCGGCCACCGCACTCGCAAGGTCGCCCAGCAGCCTGTGCACCGACGGCAAAAATTCGCGGCCGGCCTCGGAGAGCTGCACGCGGCGCGTGTGGCGGTCGAGCAGTTGCACGCCCATCTCGCGCTCGAGCTCGCGCACCAGCACGCTGAGCGCGGACTGCGTGAGATGCAGTTGCTGCGCGGCGGCCGTGAAGCCGCCGGCCTCGGCCACGGCCTTGAAGGCGCGCAATTGGCGCAGGGTCAGATTCATATGTCTATTTCATCAATGAATGAATTAATTTCGATTGCATCATAGGACGCGGCATTGCCCAATCACGGCTCACCGGAGACAAAGCCAATGCCGACGACCGCCCCCACGGCCCCCGCAGTTCGCGGGCTGCACCATTTCGCCTGGCGCTGCCGCGACAGCGAGGAAACGCGCCGCTTCTACGAGGACCTGCTGGGCCTGCCGCTCGCCCACGTGATCAAGAGCGACCACGTGCCGAGCACCGGCGAGTACTGCCCGTACGTGCACATCTTTTTCCAGATGCGCGACGGCTCGTACATCGCCTTCTTCGACCTGGGCGACGACGTGGCCGCGCTGCCTTCACCCAACACCCCCGCGTGGGTGAACCACATCGCGCTGCGCGTGGATTCGGTCGAGGACCTGCTCGCGGCCAAGGCGAGACTCGAAGCCGCGGGCGTCGAAGTGCTGGGCGTGACCGACCACCACATCATCGAGTCGATCTATTTCTTCGACCCCAACGGCATCCGGCTGGAGCTCACCACGCCGACCGTGCCGCAGGCCGAGATGGACGCGCATGCGAAGCGCGCCCGCGCAGACCTCGACGCATGGACCGAGCGCAAGGCGCAGCTTCGTGCAGCGAAAGGCGGTACCAATGCCTGAGCTGCAACTCGCCGTCATCGACGTGAAGCCCGGGGCGGCGATGGAAAGCCAGTCGGGGCTGCAGATGCTGCGTCCGCGCATCTACGGCGCCTTTCGCGCGCCGACAGGCCCCAAGAAGATCGCAGCCATCGTGATGCACCCGACCAGCAACTTCATGGGGCACTACCTGATCGCACCGCTGGCCGAACGCGGCATCTGCTGCATGGGGCTGAACTCGCGCTACGTGGGCAACGACACGGTGCTGCTCATGGAGCGCGCCATCCAGGACCTGGGCGCGGGGGTGCAGTACCTGCGCGCAGCCGGCTACGAGAAGGTGTTCCTCGTCGGCAACTCGGGCGGCGCCGCGCTCGCGAGCTTCTACCAGGCGCAGGCCGAGAAGCTCACGGCCACGCACCTGCCCGACGGCGACCCGACCCACCTGCACCCGGACGACCTGCCGCCGGTGGACGGCATTGCACTGTGCGCCGCCCACCTGGGCCGCACGCGGCTGATGCGCGACTGGATCGACCCCTCGGTGACCGACGAGCACGATCCGCTGTCGGTGGACCCCGCGCTCGACATGTACGACCCGCGCCACCGCCCGCCCTACGAGGCCGAATTTCTCGCACGCTTCAGCGCGGCGCAGCAGGCGCGGCTCGACCGCATCGAGCAGTGGTGCATGGACCGGCTCGCGCAGCTGCGCAGCACGCCCGGTGCGCCGCGCGACCAGGCCTTCGTCATCTACCGCACGCACGCCGATCCGCGCTGCGTGGACCTTTCGCTCGACCCCAACGACCGCCTGCCGGGCAGCGTGTGGGGCGATGCGCGGCAGGTGAACTACTCGGCCAATGCGATGGGGCGCACCACCTCGCTCACGGCGTTCCTGTCGCAATGGTCGTCGCGCTCGCAGGCCGACGGACCGACCAACCTGGCGCGCACCACGGTGCCCAAGCTGCTGCTCACCTACACGGGCGACCAGTCGACCTTCCCGAGCACGCGCGATGCATGGATGGCCGCGGGCGGTGCGCGCATCCGCAATGTCGACATCGTGGGCGGCAACCACTATCTCGCGGGCCAGCCCGAGCTGGTGCCCCGGGCGGCGGATGCCATCGCCGAATTCGCCCACGCGCTCTAGAAAAGACATGGAAAGCTTTGCATTCGCGCCGGCCTACGCGCTTCCGAGCTGGCCCTTCACGACGCCGCCCGAACTGGGCAGCAGCCAGACCGTGCGCCACCCCATCGTGATCGTCGGCGCCGGGCCTTCGGGCCTGACGCTGGCCTGCGACCTGGCCCGACGCGGCGTGCGCGCCGTGCTGCTCGACGAGGACGACACCGTCGGCGTTCGCGGCGCCTCGTCGCGCGGCATCTGCTATGCGCAGAAGAGCCTGGAGATCTTCGAGCGCCTCGGCATCTACGAGCGCATTGCGGCCAAGGGCATCACCTGGTCGTTCGGGCGCACCTTCTCGGGCGAGCAGGAGGTCTACAACTTCAACCTGCAGGCGAACAGCGTTTCGGCACAGCCGCCGTTCATCAACCTGCAGCAGTTCTACGTCGAGTGGTTCCTGGTCGAGCGCATTATCGAGCTCGGCCTCACCGACCTGCGGTGGAAGAGCCGGGTGACGCGCGTGGAGCCGCTCGGCGATGGCGCGCGCATCGAAGTCGAAACACCGGCGGGCCGCTACACGATCGAGGCCGACCGGCTGATCGACGCCACCGGCGCGAACAGCGCGATCCGCACGCAGCTCGGCATCGACGCGCATTCGTCGCGCAGCACCGACCGCTGGTGCATCAGCGACGTGCGCTTCAAGAAGCCGCTGCCCGTCGAGCGGTGGACCTGGGTCGATGCCCCGTTCAACGAAGGACGCGGCGTGTGGCAGCACCTGATGGCCGATGGTGTCTGGCGCATCGACTACCAGATGCCTGAAGACTGCGACACCGCCGCCATCAGCCGGCCCGAAGTGGCGGGCGCGCGGCTGCGGGAACAGCTCGGGCCGGACGTGGAATTCGAGTTCGTGTGGATCGGCCCGTATGGCTACCGCGACCACCTGCTCGACAGTTTCCGCCACGGCCAGGTGTTCTTCATCGGCGATGCCGCGCACGTGGTGAGCCCCTTCGGCGCACGCGGCGGCAACAGCGGCATCCAGGATGCCGTCAACCTCGGGTGGAAGCTCGCGCTGGTGGCGCAAGGGCAGGCCGGCGATGCGCTGCTCGACAGCTACGACGCCGAGCGCCAGCCCGCCGCAAGGCAGAACCTGGAAGTGACGAGCCGCTCGGCGCGCTTCCTGGCGCCGCGTTCGCCGGCCGAGCACACGCTGCGGCGCGCAGTGGTGTCGCTGGCCCGCGCGCCATCCGTTCGCGCGAGCGCTGGTGAACACGGGCCGCATGTCGGTCGCCAACGACTACCCGCCCGCGCCGCTGCTGCCCGAAGGCGGCCGCAGCGTGCAGAACCTGCCGCTGCGCTGGGCCGACGGGCGCCAGACGACGCTGATGCAGCTGCTGGCCGAGGACACCGGGTGCATCGGGCTCTGGCTGGCGCCGACACGCGCCGAAGCCGACGCGGCACTGGCAGCGACCGCGTCGCTTGCGTTGCGCCTGATGGCCATTGGCGGCGACAGCGGCCTGCCCACGCTGCACGCCGACGACCAGCTCACCGGCCACCTGGGCCTTCGCGAGCCGGGCAGCTTCGCGCTCGTGCGCCCCGATGCCTACCGCGCCGTGATGCTCGCGCACGCCACCCCCGATGCGATCGCGGCCGCGCTGCGCACGGCCCTTGCCAAGGACGCCGCCCCATGATCACCGAGCCCCGCATTCCCGATCCCGACGGCTTCTATGCCGCCCTGCTTGCCGCGCACGAGGGCCTGGACGAAGCCCGCAGCGCCGACCTGAACGCGCGGCTCGTGCTGCTGCTGGCCAACCAGTGCGGCGACCAGCAGGTGCTGCTGGAGTGCATCCGAGCGGCGGCCGAAGACTCTCGAACAAGCAAGGCCACATGAACACCAACGTCTCCTTCGCCTCCGCTTCCGACATGCGCGAGCAGAAGCCGCGGCTGCACGAACTCGCGCCCGATGTGTACGGCTACATCAGCGACTTCGATCCGAACTGCGGCTTCGTGGTCGGCGACGACCAGGTGGTGCTGATCGACACGCGGCCCACGCCGCGCATGGCGCGCGACTTTCTCGCCGCCATCCGCACCGTGACCGACAAGCCGATCAAGACCATCGTGCTCACGCACTACCACGCGGTGCGCGTGATGGGCGCCAGCGCCTTCGGCGAGGTCGAGGCCATCATCGCGAGCCACGGCACGCTGGACTGGATCCGTACGCGCGGGCAGGCCGACTTCGACTCGGAGGTCGGCCGCTTTCCGCGCCTGTTCGCGGGCGTCGAAGAGATCCCCGGCCTCACGTTCCCCACGATGAGCTTCGAGCGCCAGATGAGCCTGTGGCTCGGTCCCCGCGAAGGCGCGGGCCGCGAATTGCGCCTCATGGCGCTGGGCCGCGGGCATTCGAGCGGCGACACGGTGGCGTGGCTGCCCGGCTGCGGGGTGCTGTTCTCGGGCGACGTGGTGGAGAACCATTGCGGCGTCTACGCGGGCGATGCCTACATCGGCGACTGGACCGGCACGCTCGACGCCGTGCTCGCGCTCGAGCCGCGCGTGCTGGTGCCGGGACGCGGCGCGGTGCTGCAGGACGAAGCCGCCTGCGCCGAGGCCATCGGGCTCACCAAGGCGTTTCTCGGGACGCTGCTCGGCAGCGTGAAGGCGGGCATCGACGCCGGCGAAACGCTCAAGGGCTGCTTCGCACGGGCCGAGGCCGCGATGGCGCCGCGCTTCGGCAGCTGGCCGGTGTTCCAGCATGTGCTGCCCTTCGACGTTTCGCGCGCCTATGACGAGCTGCGCGGCATCGAGCATCCCAAGGTGTGGACGGCGGAGCGGGACCGCGAACTGTGGCAGACGCTGCGCGGCGGATGAACCCTCAGATTTCAAGCAAGCAACGGAGACAAAGACGATGAAACGCTTCCTTCCCCTGTTGGCCGCAGCCCTCGCGCTGGCCGCCAGCCCCTTCGCCTCCGCGCAGCCGGCGGCCTACCCGAGCCAGCCGGTGAAATGGATCGTGCCCTACGTGGCCGGCGGCGGCACCGACAACCTGGCACGCGCGCTGGCCGAGGCCATGCAGCCGTCGCTCGGACAGCCGCTGATCATCGACAACCGGCCCGGCGCGTCCACCAACATCGGCGTGTCCGTGCTGATGCAGGCCAAGCCCGACGGCTACACCATCATGCAGGCCGAGAACGCGGCACTGCTCTTCAACGAGCACATGTTCGCCAAGCTGCCCTACAAGCCGGCGACCGACTTCACCTACATCGGCGCGATCGGCCGCTTTCCGGTGGCGCTGGTGGTGCATCCGGACTTTCCCGCGAAGAACGTGGCCGAGTTCGTGCGCTACGTGAAGGCGAACCCCGAGAAGGTGAGCTACGCCTCGCCGGGCAACGGCTCGCCGCACCACATGGCGATGGAGCTCTTCAAGCAGAAGGCCGGCCTCAGCATCACGCACGTGCCCTACAAGGGCGCCGCGCCCGCGATGACCGACGTGATGGGCGGGCAGGTGCCGACGATGATGCTCGACCTCGCTTCGGGCCTGCCGATCATCAAGGCCGGCAAGGTGCGCGTGCTCGCGATCGCCCTGCCCCAGCGTGCGGGCGCGCTGCCCGAGGTGCCCACCTTCGTCGAGGCTGGCTTCAGCGACGTCAACGCCTACGCCTTCCATGGCCTGATCGGCCCGGCCGGCATGCCGCCGGAGGCAGTGGCGCGCATCAACAGCGAACTGCACAAGGCCATGAAGGCGCCGAAGGTGGTGAAGCTGTTCTCGGAATTCGGCTTCGAGGCGCTGCCGGGCACGCCCCAGGAGTTCTACAAGCTCTCGCGCGCGGAGAGCGATCGCTGGGGCAAGATCATCCAGGCCGCGGGCGTGAAGCTGGACTGACCGGCCACGCTACCAGCCAAGCCCCAGGTGCAGCGGCAGGTACACCGCCATGCCTGCCAGCATCGTGCCCAGCACGCCGCGCCGCCAGTAGTAGTAAGCGGCACCCACGGCCGCGGCATACAGCCGCGCGTCGTGCAGCGTGGTGACCAGGTGGCCCTGGGTCATGACGATCTCGGGCGCGATCACCCCCGCGAGCGCAGCGGCCGGTGCGTAGTGCAAGGCACGGTGCGCCCACTCGGGCAGGCCCCAGGGGCGGTCGAGAATGAAGAAGAAGCAGCGCGTGAGCACCGTGACCGCCGCCAGCCCGACGATCACGCCCAGCGTCCACCAGTCGGTGGTGGCGCTCACTTGTCGTCCTCCGCGTCAGGATCGAGCCCGAACTGTTTCTCGAGCCAGAAGCACAGCAGCACCGCGGCGCCGATGGCCACCACGATGTTGAGCTTGAGCGGCAGCGCATAGGCGGCCACGGCGGTGACGCTGGCAATGAGCGCGGCCAGCACGCGCAGCCGCGTGGTCGCCATCGAGCAGACGATGGCGACGAGGCTCAGCACGCCGGCAAAGCCCAGGCCCCAGGTCTGCGGGATGAAATTGGCCAGTGCGATGCCCAGCAGGCTCATGCCCATCCACGAGCACCAGGTCACGAAGTAGTTGCCGGTGAGATAGGCCTCCTGCGCCTTCTGCGCATCGCCGGCGAGCGGCGGCGAAGGGTACTTCCTGGTGAAGAGCGCGTAGCTGAGGTCGGCCGTGAGATAGCCGTGCGTCATGCGGCGCCAGCGCGGCATGTGCATCAGGTAGGGCCGCAGGTGCAGGCTGAACACCACGAAGCGCAGGTTGACGCAGAACCCCGTCGCCAGGATCACCCAGGCCGGCGCGCCCGCGAACAGCAGCGGAATGGCCGCGAGCTGGGAGCTGCCGGCATAGACCAGCAGCGTCATGGCCACCGACTCGAGCACGCTCATGTTCGACTTGACCATGGCCACGCCCGTCATGAGGCCCCAGGCGCCGATGCCCAGGGCGGCCGAGGACATGTCGCGCATGCCCATGCGGAATTCGGGCCGGCGGCGGATGGCGGCGGACAGGAACATCAGCCGAAGCGCTGCCCGGGCTTCAGGTCGAAGCCGCGCAGGAAATCGGCCACGGCCAGGCGCTTGCCGCCGGGACGCTGGAGCTCGGTGACCATCACGATGGAGCCCGCCGCCGCCACCGCCACACCGGTGTCGGCCACGGCCAGGAGCGTGCCCGGCGCGGCCGACACTTCGGCCGGCACCTCCGCGGGCACCGCATGCGCGGACCAGAGCTTGACGGTCTCGCCGTCGAGCGGGCTGTTGGCGCCCGGAAAGGGATCGAAGGCGCGAATGCGCCGCACGATGGCTTCTGCCGGCTGGTTCCAGTCGATCTGGGCCTCGTGCTTCTCGACCTTGCTGGCATAGGTGACGCCCTCTGCCGGCTGCGGCGTGCGCGCCAGCTGGCCGACGCGGGCCAGCGCGTGGACGATCATCCGGCCGCCCAGTTCGGCCAGCCGGTCGTGCAGGCGCGCGGTGTTGTCGCCGCCGATGTCGACCGCTTCGCGCAGCAGCATGTCGCCCGTGTCCAGGCCCGCGTCCATCTGCATGATGGTGATGCCGGTCTGCGCGTCGCCGGCCTCGATGGCACGGTGGATCGGCGCCGCGCCGCGCCAGCGCGGCAGCAGGCTGGCGTGGATGTTGAGGCAGCCGGATGCCGGCAGGTCGAGCACCCATTGCGGCAGGATGAGCCCGTACGCGGCGACCACCATCACGTCGGGCCGTGCCGCTGCGAGGGCCGCGCGCGCGGCCGCGGCGTCTTCGGGGTACTTGCCGTCGAGCCTGAGGCTGCGGGGCTGGGCCACGGGCCAGCCGTGCGCCACGGCGCATTGCTTGACCGGCGAAGCCTGCAGCTTCATGCCCCGGCCCGCGGGCCGGTCGGGCTGGCTCAGCACCAGCGCGATGTCATGCCCGGCGGCGGCAATGGCTTCGAGCGCGACGCGCGCGAACTCGGGCGTGCCCGCGAAAACAACTCTGAGCGGATTCAATCGCGGATCCGATCGAGCTCGAGATCGTCCCCCGTGTGATAGCGCCGGACCACGCCCATCGGATCGATGTAGATATAGAGCATGCGGCGCTCGTTCACCGCCTTGTAGCGCCAGGTCCAGACGGCGCCGTCGAAGGAGCTGACGCGGCTGACTTCATACGGACGGCCGTAGAAGGCGATCACGTCGTTCTGGCGCCACTGGTCGACCTTGATGTCGTGGCCGAAGCGCGCTTCGTTGAGCACCTGGGTCACGGAAACCACCTTGCCGGAGGCATCGACGTCGATGTCCGTGACCTCGAAGCCCGCGGGCATGCGCGAATACTGGAGCCGCTCGCCCCCTCCGTTGAGCGGGTAGCGGCCGGTGGGCGCGCCCAGGCGCTGCAGGGTTTCAGCGGCCGTGGTCCCCGGGACGATGCGCGTCGGCTCGCTGACGCAGCCGGCCACGACGAGCACGAGCCCCGAGGCGAGCACGGAGGCCCAGGGCCGCGGCGCCGGAAATTTCACGCCCGGCCCTCCTTGGCCTCTTCCCGCTGCTGCTTGAGCAGCTTGCTCTTGATGCGGTTGCGCTTGAGCGGCGACAGGTATTCGACGAACACCTTTCCCAGCAAGTGGTCGAGCTCGTGCTGGATGCAGACGGCCAGCAGCCCATCGGCCTCGATGATGCGCATTTCGCCGTGCTCGTCCAGCGCCTGGACCTTGACCGACGTGGAGCGCATGACGCCGTCGTAGATGCCGGGGACCGACAGGCAGCCTTCCTCGTTGAGCACTTTCTCGTCGCTGGCCCAGATAATCTCCGGATTGATCAGGACGATGGGCTCGTTGCGCTCCTCGGAGACGTCGATGACGACCAGCCGTTCGTGCACGTCGACCTGGGTCGCGGCCAAGCCGATGCCGCTGGCGTCGT
The Variovorax sp. OAS795 genome window above contains:
- the def gene encoding peptide deformylase, which gives rise to MAKRIILSYPDKRLHTVAKPVQGVDARIKALVADMLETMYDASGIGLAATQVDVHERLVVIDVSEERNEPIVLINPEIIWASDEKVLNEEGCLSVPGIYDGVMRSTSVKVQALDEHGEMRIIEADGLLAVCIQHELDHLLGKVFVEYLSPLKRNRIKSKLLKQQREEAKEGRA